The Lycium ferocissimum isolate CSIRO_LF1 chromosome 1, AGI_CSIRO_Lferr_CH_V1, whole genome shotgun sequence genome includes a region encoding these proteins:
- the LOC132068612 gene encoding uncharacterized protein LOC132068612 — MEEKSKMQKKKSLVARRAWNVLRLALLWARKGGIFKKRWHFHLLPKYIKNLHHTNNYGALHYGERELSFDDTPIFHVKMHRPASLRFKMPNIPCIKPQVDFDFDFDFDNDHDQSDDEMYHGNEDDDDVVPRKSFLNGTDDYCEENEIINAGPGDEAIDMKAEEFIAKFYEQIKMQRQISYLRYHETIVN; from the coding sequence ATGGAAGAAAAGTCGAAAATGCAGAAGAAGAAATCATTGGTTGCTCGTAGAGCTTGGAACGTTCTTCGCTTGGCCTTGTTATGGGCAAGAAAAGGTggcattttcaagaaaaggtggCATTTTCATTTGCTTCCCAAATACATTAAAAACCTTCATCATACCAACAATTACGGTGCACTACATTATGGGGAGCGTGAGCTTTCCTTTGATGATACCCCTATCTTTCACGTCAAGATGCATCGTCCTGCTTCCTTGCGTTTCAAGATGCCTAATATCCCTTGCATCAAACCTCAAGTCGATTTTGACTTTGACTTTGACTTTGACAACGATCATGATCAGAGTGACGATGAAATGTACCATGGTAATGAggacgatgatgatgttgttccTAGGAAAAGTTTCTTGAATGGAACGGATGATTATTGTGAAGAGAATGAAATAATTAATGCTGGTCCTGGTGATGAAGCTATTGATATGAAGGCTGAGGAGTTTATTGCAAAGTTTTATGAACAAATAAAGATGCAAAGACAAATATCATATTTACGATACCATGAGACGATCGTTAATTAA